The following coding sequences lie in one Burkholderia cepacia genomic window:
- a CDS encoding outer membrane lipoprotein carrier protein LolA, with protein MTAVRRFLLPLAMRRTARLLAATAAAISLAVPAHAADTAPAWNLDRLMSTLAQHKSGRATFTETKYLSIATQPVESSGELVFVAPDHLEKHTLSPKPEHLVVDGDMLTVERNNRKFTLALARYPELGAFIDSIRATLAGNRFALEQVYKVALAGHGDDWTLTLTPLDSRMLKVVSTITLDGTRDVLRSVAIRQADGDHSVMRLQPVAATAN; from the coding sequence ATGACCGCCGTTCGCCGCTTTCTGCTTCCGCTCGCGATGCGCCGCACCGCCCGCCTGCTCGCCGCCACCGCCGCCGCGATCTCGCTGGCCGTGCCCGCGCACGCGGCCGACACGGCACCGGCATGGAACCTCGACCGGCTGATGTCGACGCTCGCCCAGCATAAGTCCGGACGCGCGACGTTCACCGAGACGAAGTACCTGTCGATCGCCACGCAGCCGGTCGAATCGTCCGGCGAGCTCGTGTTCGTCGCGCCCGATCATCTCGAAAAACACACGCTGAGCCCGAAGCCCGAACACCTCGTCGTCGACGGCGACATGCTCACGGTCGAGCGCAACAACCGCAAGTTCACGCTCGCGCTCGCGCGCTATCCGGAACTCGGCGCGTTCATCGACAGCATCCGCGCGACGCTCGCCGGCAACCGCTTCGCGCTCGAACAGGTGTACAAGGTCGCGCTCGCCGGGCACGGCGACGACTGGACGCTGACGCTCACGCCGCTCGACTCGCGGATGCTGAAAGTCGTCAGCACGATCACGCTCGACGGCACGCGTGACGTATTGCGCAGCGTCGCGATCCGGCAGGCCGACGGCGACCATTCGGTGATGCGCCTGCAACCCGTTGCGGCGACCGCGAACTGA
- a CDS encoding acyl-CoA synthetase: MKRTAWAERQERSNAGLLRTMTWISLRFGRQRARIVLHLIATYFVLFSPVACAASRDYLRRVLGRPVRWRDVYRHVFTFAATIHDRVYLMNGRFDLFDIRLHGETLVDDALAGGRGAFLMGAHLGSFEVVRAIGRTHPDLRVVVTMYEKNARKINATLAAVNPAAKPEVIPLGQVDSMLKVRERLDANCMVGMLADRTLLDDAAASLRRLPLLGTPAAFPLGPLYMAAMLKRPVIFMTGLYRDGNRYDVHFETLADFSDVRRDTRAAAVDAALARYVALLDKYCRAAPYNWFNYFDFWQGGDAPAARRDMAHAGTDLPATRDSDA, from the coding sequence ATGAAGCGCACCGCGTGGGCCGAACGCCAGGAACGCAGCAACGCCGGTTTGCTGCGCACGATGACGTGGATCTCGCTGCGCTTCGGCCGGCAGCGCGCGCGCATCGTGCTGCACCTGATCGCGACGTACTTCGTGCTGTTTTCGCCGGTCGCGTGCGCCGCGTCGCGCGACTACCTGCGCCGCGTGCTCGGCCGCCCGGTGCGCTGGCGCGACGTGTACCGGCACGTGTTCACGTTCGCGGCGACGATTCACGACCGCGTCTACCTGATGAACGGGCGCTTCGACCTGTTCGACATCCGGCTGCACGGCGAGACGCTCGTCGACGATGCGCTCGCCGGCGGCCGCGGCGCGTTCCTGATGGGCGCGCACCTCGGCAGCTTCGAGGTCGTGCGCGCGATCGGCCGCACGCATCCGGACCTGCGCGTCGTCGTCACGATGTACGAGAAGAATGCGCGCAAGATCAACGCGACGCTCGCCGCGGTGAACCCGGCCGCGAAGCCGGAAGTGATTCCGCTCGGGCAGGTCGACTCGATGCTGAAGGTGCGCGAGCGCCTCGACGCGAACTGCATGGTCGGCATGCTCGCCGACCGTACGCTGCTCGACGACGCCGCCGCGTCGCTGCGGCGGCTGCCGCTGCTCGGCACGCCGGCCGCGTTTCCGCTTGGGCCGCTGTACATGGCCGCGATGCTGAAGCGCCCGGTGATCTTCATGACGGGCCTTTATCGCGACGGCAACCGCTACGATGTGCACTTCGAGACGCTCGCAGACTTCTCCGACGTGCGGCGCGACACGCGCGCGGCGGCCGTCGACGCGGCACTCGCGCGCTACGTCGCGCTGCTCGACAAGTACTGCCGCGCGGCGCCGTACAACTGGTTCAACTATTTCGATTTCTGGCAGGGCGGCGATGCCCCGGCCGCGCGCCGCGACATGGCGCACGCCGGTACCGACCTGCCCGCCACGAGGGATTCCGACGCATGA